A window of the Chloroflexus sp. Y-396-1 genome harbors these coding sequences:
- a CDS encoding PepSY domain-containing protein, producing MNRTMFLIAATLTAFVLVVIGGVVSRISTTSAPEPVPTEIVVETTPVVVPALDPTAEALLREREAAYQAALAEANRRLAEANQQLNIAQRELNEMAAQESAPAPAVPAPAAPAPAAPAPAAPAPVVPAPVAPAPAVPAPAAPPAPVYAVSPKQAQAIAQANAQGATLIRPPELVSLQGVPAYEVIFDRGAIYVDAQTGAVLANTISTGTQAANAINADQAIAAAVAYMGGGTVAEVKREYEHGVDVYEVKFTDGSEVYVDAYSGQVVYAKVKNNDDGKKKDEKDDDHDKDKKDD from the coding sequence ATGAATCGCACAATGTTCCTTATCGCGGCAACCCTGACGGCGTTTGTGCTGGTCGTTATTGGTGGTGTGGTCAGTCGGATTAGTACGACATCAGCCCCTGAGCCGGTACCTACCGAGATTGTGGTTGAAACGACGCCGGTGGTTGTTCCAGCCCTCGATCCTACAGCAGAAGCCCTTCTGCGCGAGCGCGAAGCAGCGTATCAGGCTGCATTGGCTGAAGCTAATCGGCGGTTGGCTGAAGCTAACCAACAGTTGAATATCGCACAACGTGAACTAAACGAAATGGCGGCCCAGGAATCTGCCCCGGCGCCAGCAGTGCCAGCGCCTGCCGCTCCGGCACCAGCAGCGCCAGCGCCTGCCGCTCCGGCACCAGTAGTGCCAGCGCCTGTTGCCCCGGCGCCAGCAGTGCCAGCGCCTGCCGCCCCGCCAGCGCCTGTCTACGCCGTCTCACCTAAACAGGCTCAGGCTATCGCGCAAGCTAATGCTCAGGGTGCTACCCTGATCCGTCCTCCAGAGCTGGTTAGTCTACAGGGTGTGCCTGCCTATGAAGTGATATTTGACCGCGGTGCAATATACGTTGATGCTCAGACCGGGGCGGTTCTGGCAAACACGATCAGTACCGGTACTCAGGCTGCCAATGCGATTAACGCAGATCAGGCAATCGCAGCCGCTGTTGCTTACATGGGCGGTGGAACGGTTGCGGAGGTGAAGCGTGAATACGAGCACGGTGTAGATGTTTATGAAGTCAAGTTTACTGATGGCAGTGAGGTGTATGTTGATGCGTATAGCGGCCAGGTTGTGTACGCTAAGGTGAAAAATAATGATGATGGCAAGAAAAAGGACGAGAAAGATGACGATCACGACAAGGACAAGAAGGATGATTAG
- a CDS encoding sugar MFS transporter, with amino-acid sequence MTSIAANLRLSLAQIPFAVWRILAHSFLFGFALSIADILFNFYLISQGYTVNDVGLLSMVGRAAGMVMGLPMGWLIDRLGPQRAMIVGVVVYALGWIGLLRAPALPWLITAQFVVGASYLLSATAVTPLLALVTREEQRPLVFGMNASATLIVGLIGSVVGGILPLLAAGIIAVDPQSTPAYRLALTSVIVLSIVALLPVLSHLPAVVETIADDTPGAVVTTRHSWLTLLWFSLPSFLLGVGGGAILPFQNLFFRDQFGLDDASVGLALAVASLGAGIGALFGAPVVRRIGLQRGAALLRLGAAPAMLLMLTPWLPLAIIGFFARGFFIAASYPMNDALVMGATPTTQRGLAMSLMSLLWAGGWAISAVIWGWVIPVFGYGPQIIAAAVAYALSAFVIWSLRLQRTAAQPTA; translated from the coding sequence ATGACGTCCATCGCCGCCAACTTGCGCCTATCTCTGGCCCAAATTCCGTTTGCAGTGTGGCGCATTCTGGCACACAGTTTTCTGTTCGGCTTTGCCTTGAGTATTGCCGACATCCTGTTTAATTTTTATCTCATCAGCCAGGGCTATACCGTCAATGATGTCGGATTGTTATCAATGGTTGGCCGGGCAGCCGGTATGGTGATGGGATTACCCATGGGATGGCTGATCGACCGTTTAGGGCCACAACGGGCAATGATTGTCGGCGTTGTAGTGTATGCTTTGGGATGGATCGGCTTACTACGGGCGCCAGCCCTGCCCTGGTTGATAACGGCACAGTTTGTCGTCGGCGCAAGTTATTTACTGTCCGCGACTGCTGTCACACCGTTGTTAGCACTGGTAACCCGTGAGGAGCAGCGGCCATTGGTGTTTGGGATGAATGCTTCGGCAACACTGATCGTTGGTCTGATCGGGAGTGTTGTTGGTGGTATCTTGCCACTGCTTGCCGCCGGGATAATCGCCGTTGATCCGCAGTCAACCCCAGCGTATCGCCTGGCCCTAACCTCGGTCATTGTACTGAGTATTGTTGCGCTGCTGCCGGTCCTCTCCCATCTCCCGGCAGTTGTTGAAACAATCGCCGATGATACTCCGGGTGCAGTGGTAACCACACGACATTCGTGGCTTACCCTGCTCTGGTTTTCCCTGCCATCGTTTCTGCTTGGGGTCGGTGGTGGAGCAATTTTGCCGTTCCAGAACCTGTTTTTTCGTGATCAGTTCGGTCTTGATGATGCCAGTGTTGGGTTAGCCCTGGCGGTAGCTTCATTAGGTGCCGGGATTGGTGCACTGTTTGGGGCGCCGGTGGTACGACGGATCGGTTTGCAGCGTGGCGCAGCGCTGCTCCGCCTGGGTGCTGCGCCGGCTATGCTCTTGATGTTGACACCCTGGTTGCCACTGGCAATTATCGGTTTCTTCGCCCGTGGGTTCTTCATCGCAGCCAGCTATCCGATGAACGATGCTTTGGTAATGGGAGCAACGCCGACGACGCAGCGTGGTCTGGCGATGAGTTTGATGAGCCTGCTTTGGGCAGGAGGATGGGCAATTTCAGCAGTTATCTGGGGTTGGGTTATACCGGTTTTTGGCTACGGACCGCAGATCATCGCGGCTGCGGTTGCGTATGCGCTTTCGGCGTTTGTAATCTGGAGTTTGCGTCTGCAACGAACAGCAGCGCAACCTACTGCATAG
- a CDS encoding ferric reductase-like transmembrane domain-containing protein, whose translation MSVHPATNDQPLQTGQDNQVKASPRPARPQRTMTANPELVDLPPAMSLSTLFILLVGAVLGAFGAVMVLPAWAPNLSASLLGEEPKAYWYLSRSSAVAAYGLLWLSMVFGLLMTNRMAKLWPGGPGAFDLHQHTSLLGLAFAIFHALILLGDRYISATLEQVLTPFGYSGYEPFWVGLGQLALYGMAIISFSFYVKQWIGRTLWRIIHFLSFVIWLLSLLHALFSGSDTDLLIGWYWFSGGSVLFLTIYRVLVSFQPAKPRPSRNEG comes from the coding sequence ATGAGTGTGCATCCAGCAACAAATGATCAGCCGCTACAGACTGGACAGGATAATCAAGTCAAGGCATCGCCACGGCCAGCCCGCCCGCAACGCACGATGACGGCCAATCCAGAACTGGTCGATCTTCCACCAGCAATGTCGCTTTCAACCCTCTTCATTCTGCTGGTCGGTGCGGTACTGGGTGCATTTGGCGCCGTGATGGTATTACCTGCGTGGGCACCCAACCTCAGTGCCTCCCTGTTAGGCGAGGAACCCAAGGCTTACTGGTATCTCTCCCGCAGTAGTGCGGTCGCTGCTTATGGACTGCTTTGGTTATCGATGGTGTTTGGTCTCTTGATGACTAACCGGATGGCAAAGTTGTGGCCGGGTGGACCGGGGGCGTTCGATCTGCACCAGCACACCAGTTTGTTGGGGTTGGCCTTTGCTATCTTCCACGCCTTGATCTTGCTCGGCGATCGTTACATTAGCGCAACTCTCGAGCAGGTGCTTACCCCATTTGGATACAGCGGCTACGAACCATTCTGGGTGGGGTTGGGGCAATTGGCCCTCTACGGCATGGCAATCATCAGCTTCAGTTTCTACGTCAAGCAATGGATCGGACGTACTCTCTGGCGGATTATCCACTTCCTTAGCTTTGTGATCTGGTTGCTGAGCCTATTACACGCCTTGTTCAGCGGCAGCGATACCGACCTTCTTATTGGATGGTACTGGTTTAGCGGTGGGAGTGTGCTTTTCCTGACCATATATCGGGTGTTAGTATCGTTTCAGCCCGCAAAACCACGGCCATCGCGCAACGAAGGATGA
- a CDS encoding MBL fold metallo-hydrolase, with protein MTTLNHPHIEVGVLSPAELYAELSSEQPLFILDVRNEQEFARNRVRGRQPIPTLNIPYFEFIEDEEAAIARVPTDLPLTVICAKEGSAQYVAELCAARGITVRYLLGGFSAWRDFYAVHEVVNASWGRIIQLVRPARGDLSYVIISAGEAAVIDPGHHIHLYQEIVANAQADLTRVLLTHLTAGRVSGGASLTNTRHTLLYMHPYDAIHPRTLLPAQFRYQPLLGGERLPLGHVLIEAHWFPGHTPGHLMYRIISPLGERFLLTGDALLIGGCGRTDLGGHALEWTALLYHSLQTVLPVLVDDQTLILPSSTIGLTEARIDGVIAAHFAYLRSMHPALQVDSSAALLPLVAATASAIPASIDTFWRVNLGLQELSLDDANELETEPSSCVFLHPLTSSC; from the coding sequence ATGACGACACTCAATCATCCTCATATAGAAGTCGGTGTACTGTCTCCAGCAGAGTTGTATGCCGAATTGTCAAGCGAACAACCACTGTTCATCCTCGATGTGCGCAATGAACAGGAATTTGCCCGCAATCGGGTACGTGGACGGCAACCTATTCCAACGCTCAATATTCCTTATTTCGAGTTTATTGAAGACGAAGAGGCGGCTATTGCACGAGTACCGACTGATCTGCCGCTGACCGTCATTTGCGCCAAAGAGGGTTCAGCGCAGTATGTGGCTGAATTGTGCGCTGCTCGTGGCATAACCGTCCGTTACCTACTCGGTGGATTCAGCGCCTGGCGCGATTTTTATGCCGTACACGAGGTAGTTAATGCCAGTTGGGGACGAATCATTCAGCTTGTCCGACCGGCTCGTGGCGACCTCAGCTACGTGATCATCAGTGCCGGAGAGGCGGCAGTGATCGATCCAGGTCACCACATTCATCTGTATCAAGAGATCGTCGCTAACGCTCAGGCTGACCTCACGCGGGTCTTGTTAACCCACCTCACCGCCGGACGGGTATCAGGTGGGGCGAGTTTGACCAATACCCGTCATACGCTGCTCTATATGCACCCTTACGATGCAATCCACCCACGGACATTGCTGCCAGCTCAGTTTCGGTATCAGCCACTGCTCGGCGGTGAACGACTACCACTCGGTCATGTGCTGATTGAAGCGCATTGGTTCCCCGGTCATACGCCTGGTCATCTGATGTATCGTATTATTTCGCCGCTTGGTGAGCGCTTCCTGTTAACCGGTGATGCACTCTTGATCGGGGGATGCGGTCGTACCGATCTGGGTGGTCATGCTCTGGAGTGGACTGCGCTGCTCTACCATAGTTTGCAAACGGTTCTGCCTGTGCTAGTGGACGATCAAACGCTTATCTTGCCATCGTCTACGATTGGGCTAACCGAGGCGCGGATCGATGGTGTGATAGCCGCTCATTTTGCCTATCTCCGTTCAATGCACCCAGCATTGCAAGTTGACAGTTCGGCGGCGCTTCTCCCGCTTGTGGCCGCCACTGCGTCGGCAATACCGGCGAGTATTGATACATTCTGGCGCGTGAATTTGGGTTTACAGGAGCTTTCGCTTGATGACGCGAATGAGCTGGAGACAGAACCTTCATCGTGCGTGTTTCTTCATCCCTTGACCAGCAGTTGTTGA
- a CDS encoding shikimate kinase produces MVWDSNWLDRPVALVGLSGCGKSTLARLLARALSCPWYDTDAAIAAAAGMSVADLFQTYGEAEFRLRETAVLAEALRETQVIATGGGIVLQSENRRMLREQATVIWLDASDETILQRLAADAEQRPLLFDDAAARLAELRVRRMPLYAEVADMTITTDGKTPLEVVQQIVLALRQGRL; encoded by the coding sequence ATGGTTTGGGATTCAAACTGGCTGGATCGACCGGTCGCATTGGTGGGACTTAGCGGATGTGGTAAATCGACACTGGCTCGTTTGCTAGCGCGTGCGCTGAGTTGTCCCTGGTATGACACCGATGCAGCTATTGCTGCTGCTGCCGGTATGAGTGTCGCTGATCTGTTTCAAACGTATGGTGAAGCAGAATTTCGTCTCCGCGAGACGGCTGTGCTGGCCGAAGCATTACGTGAAACACAGGTGATCGCAACTGGTGGCGGTATTGTCTTACAGTCTGAAAATCGGCGGATGTTACGTGAACAGGCAACGGTTATCTGGCTCGATGCGAGCGATGAAACGATTTTACAGCGGCTTGCTGCCGATGCTGAACAGCGTCCGTTGTTGTTCGATGATGCCGCAGCACGCCTGGCCGAACTACGTGTGCGGCGGATGCCTTTATATGCAGAGGTAGCTGATATGACGATCACTACCGATGGAAAAACACCGCTGGAGGTGGTTCAGCAGATCGTTCTGGCGCTTAGGCAGGGGCGACTGTAG
- a CDS encoding ATP-binding protein, with amino-acid sequence MFKLLRWQFTLFYALAAVAIIALVASGTYVIVARYFERTTDLALYHKMAHEFHSLNAPLPPELAEADIDWSILRNEGRITRSRMLTTEEAGRIALSVRGGQIKSIKLEEDDRFYEVKLRDDSEITIDAYSGRIVGIEIKDLQRDHITGISSPPAAYDAEIASIFVLPLDAQGRILFNPNPAALPITADKEALAAALQNGSDLRTITVNSGQRIRLLTYRLTRSDGPAALQLGRLLTDQEQVLNQLMIGLVSFGFVGAIVIGIAGWWLAGRALRPAEDAWARQLRFIASASHELRAPLTLIRASAEVALRSATDDDHRELLSDILSESDHMRRLVDDLLTLSRLDSGALTLQRQRIDLRDFLSELHRHVSRLGEERSITVNLNHAAGIVNADPDRLRQVLLILIDNALRYTPAGGVITISAELVGRNVRLSVRDTGCGVSPEHLPHLFERFYRADPARERTGGNAGLGLSIAKGLVEAHGGTIGVESTLNQGTLVWFTLPASDEQNV; translated from the coding sequence GTGTTTAAACTTCTGCGCTGGCAGTTTACCCTGTTTTACGCTCTGGCTGCGGTAGCGATTATTGCGTTGGTCGCTAGCGGTACTTACGTGATCGTAGCCCGCTATTTTGAGCGCACCACCGATCTGGCTCTTTACCATAAAATGGCGCACGAGTTTCATTCGCTGAACGCACCACTCCCACCCGAACTCGCTGAAGCCGACATCGACTGGTCGATCTTGCGCAACGAAGGTAGGATCACTCGTTCGCGTATGTTGACTACAGAAGAAGCAGGACGGATCGCTTTATCGGTACGTGGTGGTCAAATCAAGAGTATTAAACTAGAAGAAGACGACCGATTCTATGAGGTGAAACTTCGTGACGATAGCGAGATTACCATTGACGCATACAGCGGTCGGATTGTCGGTATCGAGATTAAGGACCTCCAGCGTGATCATATCACCGGTATCTCATCACCACCGGCAGCCTACGATGCTGAGATAGCTTCCATCTTCGTGTTACCACTAGACGCTCAGGGTCGGATTCTCTTCAACCCCAATCCGGCAGCCCTACCAATAACTGCCGATAAAGAAGCATTGGCAGCCGCATTACAGAACGGCTCGGATTTACGCACCATTACCGTTAATAGCGGACAACGGATCAGACTACTCACCTACCGCCTGACCCGTTCTGATGGTCCGGCGGCTCTACAATTAGGACGTTTACTCACCGATCAAGAGCAGGTACTCAATCAACTGATGATCGGTCTTGTCAGCTTTGGTTTTGTCGGCGCTATCGTGATCGGTATCGCGGGCTGGTGGTTAGCCGGACGCGCCCTGCGGCCCGCAGAAGACGCCTGGGCACGCCAGTTACGCTTTATTGCTAGTGCCAGCCATGAACTGCGTGCACCACTAACATTGATTCGCGCCAGTGCCGAAGTTGCTCTGCGTAGTGCAACCGATGACGATCACCGTGAATTGCTGAGCGACATCCTGAGTGAGAGTGATCATATGCGCCGACTGGTCGATGATCTACTAACCCTCTCGCGGCTTGATAGTGGGGCATTAACCCTCCAACGACAAAGGATTGACCTCAGAGATTTCCTGAGCGAACTGCACCGCCACGTGAGTCGGTTGGGTGAAGAGCGCAGCATTACGGTGAATCTCAATCACGCAGCCGGGATTGTCAACGCCGACCCTGATCGATTACGTCAAGTATTGCTGATCCTGATCGATAATGCCCTTCGTTATACTCCCGCTGGTGGTGTAATTACGATCAGTGCAGAACTAGTCGGTAGGAATGTCCGTTTGAGCGTGCGTGATACCGGTTGTGGCGTTTCCCCTGAGCATCTCCCGCATCTCTTCGAGCGTTTCTATCGAGCTGATCCAGCGCGCGAACGAACCGGTGGTAATGCCGGGCTTGGCCTGTCTATTGCGAAGGGATTGGTCGAAGCCCACGGTGGTACGATTGGGGTGGAGAGTACACTTAATCAAGGAACGCTCGTGTGGTTTACATTGCCGGCATCAGACGAGCAAAACGTCTGA
- a CDS encoding response regulator transcription factor, giving the protein MRILVVEDDKRLARLIERVLRDERHTVDVAYDGESGLDLLLQGTYDVAIIDWMLPGRDGPSICRAVRAARLPTALLLLTARGQIEDKVLGFESGADDYLVKPFAFEELLARIRALGRRFSPNLGNDELRAGALVLDLRTYTARRGERRLDLTPTEWRLLEYLLRNAGQTLTRQQILDYVWSFEHDVQPQMVDVYISYLRRKLNAPGEPDPIVTVRGIGYRLEVDRV; this is encoded by the coding sequence GTGCGGATTTTAGTGGTAGAAGATGACAAACGATTGGCCCGTCTGATTGAGCGTGTCTTGCGCGACGAACGACATACCGTTGATGTCGCGTATGACGGTGAGAGTGGGCTTGATCTGCTATTGCAGGGCACTTACGATGTAGCCATTATCGATTGGATGCTACCGGGCCGTGATGGTCCATCAATTTGTCGTGCTGTACGGGCAGCCCGTTTACCAACAGCATTGCTTTTACTGACGGCCCGTGGACAGATTGAAGATAAGGTGCTGGGATTTGAAAGCGGCGCCGACGATTACCTGGTAAAACCATTTGCCTTTGAAGAATTACTGGCCCGTATCCGTGCCCTTGGTCGGCGTTTTAGCCCCAATCTGGGCAACGACGAACTACGCGCCGGTGCGCTGGTCCTCGATCTGCGCACCTATACAGCACGACGGGGTGAGCGACGGCTTGATCTAACACCGACCGAGTGGCGGTTGCTTGAGTATCTGCTGCGGAACGCCGGCCAAACGCTCACGCGCCAACAAATTCTCGATTATGTCTGGTCGTTCGAGCACGACGTACAACCCCAAATGGTTGATGTCTATATTTCGTATCTGCGACGGAAACTCAACGCTCCGGGCGAGCCTGATCCGATTGTTACAGTACGTGGTATTGGGTATCGACTGGAGGTAGACCGTGTTTAA
- a CDS encoding heme-binding domain-containing protein: protein MLKQLFRPRNVFIGLGTIFIIMQVVPVWAWQTNPPVLNDVAWTTPEAASIARRACYDCHSNETVWPWYSKIAPASWLITYDVIKGRNELNFSLPLREPAELAKEIAEVVREGEMPPRQYLILHPEARLSPTDIQALISGIPGGAGLEFGERDDD, encoded by the coding sequence ATGCTCAAACAACTCTTCCGACCGCGTAATGTATTCATCGGGCTAGGGACAATCTTCATCATCATGCAAGTGGTGCCGGTCTGGGCCTGGCAGACGAATCCACCGGTGCTGAATGATGTTGCCTGGACAACACCAGAAGCGGCAAGTATTGCCCGCCGCGCTTGCTACGATTGTCACAGTAACGAAACGGTCTGGCCGTGGTACAGCAAGATTGCCCCTGCTTCTTGGCTGATTACCTACGACGTGATCAAAGGGCGAAATGAGTTGAATTTCTCGCTCCCCTTGCGTGAGCCGGCTGAACTAGCTAAGGAGATCGCTGAAGTGGTGCGAGAGGGCGAAATGCCGCCACGTCAGTATCTGATCCTGCACCCTGAAGCTCGGCTCTCGCCGACCGACATTCAGGCATTGATCAGCGGTATACCTGGCGGCGCCGGTCTTGAATTTGGTGAACGCGACGATGATTAG
- a CDS encoding FAD:protein FMN transferase has translation MQQLSFWAMGSTITIVIDSDEANARSVFAGAYRIFRTYERILSRFQPHSDLNALNRCAGRGPRRVGQTLWRALQHALWMAYRSDGLVTPAVGEALHTAGYDRDFRQMAGTLTADIKAPSLVPDWRLIQCDPRRRTVSLPAGMRLDLGGSAKGWTATLIARRLGRRYPTLVDAGGDIALSGPRRDGSPWPIEVADPLHPDRGLALLMLRRGGVATSGVDYRRWIHHGKWQHHLIDPRTGDPASTDLLTATVIAPTLSLAEMAAKVVLILGAEAGWHWLADQPNMAGLLVHRDGQIIRTPNVDRYCWQSSMSVSR, from the coding sequence ATGCAACAGCTCAGCTTTTGGGCGATGGGTTCAACGATAACGATTGTGATCGATAGCGATGAAGCGAACGCTCGTAGTGTATTTGCAGGCGCTTACCGGATATTTCGTACCTACGAGCGCATATTAAGCCGCTTCCAGCCGCACAGTGACCTGAATGCGCTCAATCGTTGCGCTGGACGTGGGCCACGGCGGGTTGGACAGACACTCTGGCGAGCGTTGCAACACGCGCTGTGGATGGCATATCGTAGTGATGGTCTGGTGACGCCGGCTGTGGGTGAGGCGCTGCATACTGCCGGTTATGATCGCGATTTTCGTCAGATGGCCGGTACATTAACAGCCGATATAAAAGCGCCCTCGCTGGTGCCTGACTGGCGTCTGATACAGTGCGATCCACGTCGCCGTACCGTCTCTCTCCCTGCCGGTATGCGCCTTGACCTGGGGGGGAGTGCGAAAGGATGGACGGCGACGCTGATTGCCCGTCGCCTAGGACGTCGTTATCCGACATTGGTGGATGCCGGTGGCGACATTGCCCTCAGTGGCCCACGTCGTGACGGTTCACCCTGGCCGATTGAAGTGGCCGATCCGCTTCATCCTGATCGGGGTCTCGCATTGCTCATGCTGAGACGAGGTGGGGTGGCTACGTCGGGGGTCGATTATCGACGCTGGATTCACCATGGGAAGTGGCAGCACCATCTCATCGATCCGCGCACCGGTGATCCGGCGAGCACCGATCTCCTCACCGCGACGGTGATTGCACCGACGCTGTCGCTGGCAGAAATGGCCGCCAAGGTGGTATTGATCCTCGGCGCCGAGGCAGGCTGGCATTGGTTAGCCGATCAACCCAATATGGCCGGGTTACTGGTTCATCGCGATGGTCAGATCATCCGCACCCCAAATGTTGACCGTTATTGCTGGCAATCATCAATGTCAGTGAGTCGGTAA